Genomic segment of Salvia hispanica cultivar TCC Black 2014 chromosome 2, UniMelb_Shisp_WGS_1.0, whole genome shotgun sequence:
GATGGATTCATAGACCAGTAAGTGTTGGTATATTCAACTTGAAAATCTTACTTTATCTGTAAGAAGAGcagtattttcatttaaatatttgttggaTGAAAATGTAAGCAACTTGAGTAGTAGTATCAAGTAGTTAATTCTTTCTTATTCTTGGTGCTTTGTAGTTGACATCTtgtgttttcttattttcagGGACGTGACATTCCAATTGTGCATCGTGTGATCAAAGTAAGCATCACTGCATCACATTTTGCTTATGAACTTTTGTTTGTGGAGGTGCAGGGATTTTGCTCTGTGGTATTCTATTTTCGGCAGAGTGCTTCATGTTAGGCATTGCTCTTCCCGTTTGCTTTATTGCTAAATATTCTCTTATCAAAATTGAGTGAAATGACAAACACATTTTGgtcaaaatccaaatttgtttgtgtttctttGGAAGCATTTGCTGGGTGGAAACGAAGTTGCATCTTGTACCATTTTCTAATGTTTTCTCGATTTTCCATAACTAGGTCCATGAAAGGAAAGATACAGGAGAAGTTGATGTCCTCACAAAAGGTGCCACACTTTGATCTCAGGCTATATTGATGTCCCAGAACACATGTTATCTTTCATTCTTTTCAACGTATTCAGCTAAttgatatgtttatttttttttaaaaaaaacttacgAGTTCAGCTGATTGGcgtgtttaaattaaaaatttattttcaccaGTTATTCTTGATACAAAATTCTAGCCTTGTTCTTCGTAGACTATAAAATGGGTCACTTCTGATTCTGTAACTGCAATTTTGACTTGGTTTCCTCTCAGGGGATAATAATAAAGACGACGACATAGGTTTATATGCTCCTGGTCAGCGCTGGCTGCAGCGAAAACACATCATAGGAAGAGCCGTAGGGTAAGTCCCGTATCCAATATTCTTAACCACGGCTCTAATGCATCTGCAGCAAAGGGTCTATTCTGTTCACCAAAACATGAATTCATTTTACTTAGGAGTCAACAAATCTCTTTATGCCTTCGTTGCAATTGCTATGAATGAGAATCTTGAATCGTCTTCAATTGTTTCATCATTCTGaactagaaaagaaaaatttagaACAAAACCTAACACGTTCATCATCGTCGTTGCCAGCTTCTTACCTCACGTCGGTTGGGCCACCATCATTATGACAGAAAAGCCATTGATAAAGGTCCGTTTGATTCGATTCATCATCTCCATCTTTATTTGTCCTTCATTCTTGCTACATTTCCCTTTCATTCGAAAATGGtgttaattttagttttactCTGATCCTCTTGCAGTACATTCTTCTCGGTGGACTGGGGTTGCTCGTCATTACATCGAAAGACTAACAAAATGAAGCTCGGACAGAGGATCAATGCATCAGGTTCTCTGGTcgaattgagagtgaggactgaGCATAGCTACTGTTCTTCCGTAGTGTCCAAAGTTTGACATGCTCAGATTTCATGTGCTTACATTATTTCTAACCAGAATGTTACTCTTTATTCAATTAAGTATTTGTCTTCatagtttaaaaaattggagTATGCAGGTGTTGAAGAACCCAAATcatcgtgtcgttatcgtgttgATGTTGCACCTATGACCCAATACAGTTTTCAAAAGGGAAATATTGATGTTTATATAATAAaggcaaaacaaaaaatacagGCAAATTTAGAGAGTAAAATGGACTATGATTGTCTTATAATCTCTGGGCAAAATTCGTACAATTCACTTGAGAAAGACATTGATACAAATACTAAACTTATAACAGATTAATACAACAAATGTGGCTACAAATACTTCAACTATGCTGAAAAGAAAAGGGCAAAATCTGTACCTCATGATGTCATAATTTGAACTCGCAGAAGCAATCAGGCAAAGCAGAACCTACGCCCATCACATAATCATTTCTATGAACCTTCCACAGAGCTTCCATTAACGAGTTCCCCTCGAGCCCCTGTGAAGTAAGATCTGCAAACGCCCTCCGGCTCAAGAAAAGCGTTCTGTGTAATCCCTTATAAGCACGCATAGCTGCAACCATTTTATCCATATTGCCGAAATATGTTGCAACATATGCATCACTGTTTATAGACACGTAGTAATCCAATGCAGCTTTGGTGTTCCCATGCATGTTTCTGAAGTCGTCGCTGTCTAAAAGGGTGGATTTGGTATAAACATTTGCATATACCGATGTTAGGCCTTCAAGTTCCATGATACCATCCCCAGCTGCCAAGTATATATTTGTATCTGTTGGTATAGCAAGAGCTTGAAGGATTGTTGTAGTTTCGTTTGGTGTGAGCGGACACTTCCCCCTGCTTCTCCATAGACGAGCTTGTTCTCCAGTCCAGGGCTTCCTGTCGCCTCGTGCAGCCTCAATTGCTTGGACAGATGCAGGAGAAAGGCTGGAGTACTCACATTGGCTATAAGCTACCATGTCTGGTTCAAAACGCAGGTGAAGCACAAGGAAGGGTTTTGGTATAGCTTCTAGAAGCTTGGAACCTTTCTTCTCCAATTTTTCGTTTAGCTGCAGAGCGGTATAGCAAGCCTGACAAAGAGAAGCTTTAGCATACAATGGATACCTGCAAGAAGAGTGCTTGcattaatatattgaaaatcaaaatagatGGAGATTCGTTAAATGACAATGAATGGCATCATCAACAGCAAACAAATATATCGAGATGAGAAAAACTGACAAAAGAGAGTAAAGAGGAGAACACAAACTAAGAATGGCATCATCTGAACTAATATTAGTTAAATTACCTAAGATACTTTTTGCTTAGGAAAACATGATAATGAAGAGCTCCGAACGCATGCATACCTGTCCCTTCTTTGGCTCATTGCAGGAGTAATTGAGATGTAGCGGTGCTCTAACAGCTGTGGAAGTACAGTCTCTACATAATCAAATTGTCCTTTACGCTTGCTACAATCAACTCTAAAAGGCTCTTTTGATACAAATTCTGCAGGCACTTCTTTGACTACCTGAACATAtccattcattttttcaatgaaGTACTCCACATCAAATACATCTCCAAATCCACTGCATTGTAAAATTATGAGTCAGGAAGATTCTTGATGCATTTTGGTAagaatataactaaataacgGGATTTGAGTTCAACTCATCCATTATAATACTAAATCCTTGAACACGGGTTTGGAATAAGAGAAAAAGTCAACCACAAATACTAGTTATTTAACGATGGAGACACTGGAAGGACAATAAGTACAATTgcataaattatgaaaatctgttttaaacttttaataatttatcaaaaagcACTATTTCAATAATTGCAGCCTACAATAGCCGATTGATCACTCATAGACAAACATATTCATACAtataaatgaaagaaaaacaGCTTGCTCATAGAAGTTATCCAACCAAACGGAATCATATCTCACCTAGATTCATTCCAATATGCAGCAACCTCAAATTTTGGTAAAACGAGAGTAGCATTCAGCAAGCGAGCAATACCGACACCATCACAGAACTGCAATCATCTCCGTCAACAAATTTTcacacaaaaatcaaaagttaaTAGGTGATTAATACAAAGATATGAAATGGAGCACTCACATCCCTCCTCATCTGATTG
This window contains:
- the LOC125207433 gene encoding signal peptidase complex catalytic subunit SEC11C-like, yielding MGWIDDTVTSVKSIQLRQALHQTISIGLIVTSALMIWKGLMCITGSESPIVVVLSESMEPGFARGDILFLRMSNEPIRAGEIVVYNINGRDIPIVHRVIKVHERKDTGEVDVLTKGDNNKDDDIGLYAPGQRWLQRKHIIGRAVGFLPHVGWATIIMTEKPLIKYILLGGLGLLVITSKD
- the LOC125207432 gene encoding O-fucosyltransferase 13 isoform X2; amino-acid sequence: MRRDFCDGVGIARLLNATLVLPKFEVAAYWNESSGFGDVFDVEYFIEKMNGYVQVVKEVPAEFVSKEPFRVDCSKRKGQFDYVETVLPQLLEHRYISITPAMSQRRDRYPLYAKASLCQACYTALQLNEKLEKKGSKLLEAIPKPFLVLHLRFEPDMVAYSQCEYSSLSPASVQAIEAARGDRKPWTGEQARLWRSRGKCPLTPNETTTILQALAIPTDTNIYLAAGDGIMELEGLTSVYANVYTKSTLLDSDDFRNMHGNTKAALDYYVSINSDAYVATYFGNMDKMVAAMRAYKGLHRTLFLSRRAFADLTSQGLEGNSLMEALWKVHRNDYVMGVGSALPDCFCEFKL
- the LOC125207432 gene encoding O-fucosyltransferase 13 isoform X1, coding for MIAPTVGKTLLASAVIFISVVLALILFSPSFRFTQTLSVSPPSERAEIWSLRRLIEWQPCNWWLQGHLVALPEKSNGYIRVDCYGGLNQMRRDFCDGVGIARLLNATLVLPKFEVAAYWNESSGFGDVFDVEYFIEKMNGYVQVVKEVPAEFVSKEPFRVDCSKRKGQFDYVETVLPQLLEHRYISITPAMSQRRDRYPLYAKASLCQACYTALQLNEKLEKKGSKLLEAIPKPFLVLHLRFEPDMVAYSQCEYSSLSPASVQAIEAARGDRKPWTGEQARLWRSRGKCPLTPNETTTILQALAIPTDTNIYLAAGDGIMELEGLTSVYANVYTKSTLLDSDDFRNMHGNTKAALDYYVSINSDAYVATYFGNMDKMVAAMRAYKGLHRTLFLSRRAFADLTSQGLEGNSLMEALWKVHRNDYVMGVGSALPDCFCEFKL